The Prunus persica cultivar Lovell chromosome G7, Prunus_persica_NCBIv2, whole genome shotgun sequence genome has a segment encoding these proteins:
- the LOC18770730 gene encoding oligopeptide transporter 7: MTSEHEISSPLIHSNKTDGSASRPPMPEDFSGDENSPIEQVALTVPVTDDPSLPTVTFRTWTLGALACVLLSFLNQFFWYRREPLSLTSISAQIAVVPLGHLMASLITKRVFFKGQKWEFTLNPGPFNVKEHVLITIFANSGAGNVYAIHIVSTVKLFYKKNLSFFVALLVVLTTQVLGFGWAGLFRRYLVEPAAMWWPQNLVQVSLFRALHEKEKRPKGGLTRNQFFLIAFTCSFAYYVLPGYLFPMLTSLSWICWIFPTSILAHQLGSGLHGLGIGAIGLDWSSISSYLGSPLASPWFATANITAGFFLVLYVITPVAYWLNLYNAKTFPIVSDGLFTSTGQSYNISAIIDPNFRLDIDAYGREGALHISTFFAMYYGVNFACLTATIVHVLLFNGRDIWQLSTSAIREKKMDVHTKLMRKYKQVPGWWFMCILVANIVATMFTCHYYNDQLQLKWWGVLLACGLALFFTLPIGVIAATTNQKPALNVITEYIIGYLYPGYPVANVCFKVYGYISMKQGIAFLEDFKLGHYMKIPPRAMFMAQVVGTIIAAFVHLGTAWWLMNTIPDICDRALLPADSPWTCPGDHVFYDASVIWGLVGPRRIFGDLGHYSAINWFFLAGAIAPVLVWLAHKAFPRKHWIKLITMPVLLGATVNMPPATAVNFTSWVLIGFASGFIAYRYYRGLWSRHNYVLSGALDAGLAFMAVILYLCLGMEHVSFKWWGSSPDGCPLASSSTP, encoded by the exons ATGACTAGCGAACACGAAATCTCATCTCCTCTTA TTCACAGCAACAAGACCGATGGCTCCGCTTCACGGCCGCCCATGCCGGAGGACTTTTCTGGCGACGAGAACTCTCCGATCGAGCAAGTCGCCCTCACGGTTCCGGTCACCGACGATCCCTCTCTCCCGACCGTCACTTTCCGGACTTGGACGCTTGGAGCCCTCGCGTGCGTTCTACTTTCATTCCTCAACCAGTTCTTCTGGTACCGCCGGGAGCCTCTCTCCCTCACCTCGATCTCGGCTCAGATCGCGGTGGTCCCGCTCGGCCACCTCATGGCATCGCTGATTACGAAACGCGTTTTCTTCAAGGGGCAAAAATGGGAATTCACGCTCAACCCGGGCCCCTTCAATGTCAAGGAGCACGTGCTCATCACCATCTTCGCCAACTCCGGGGCTGGCAACGTCTACGCCATTCATATAGTGAGCACTGTAAAGCTTTTTTACAAGAAGAACCTGTCGTTTTTTGTTGCGCTGCTTGTCGTTTTGACTACCCAGGTGCTCGGATTCGGCTGGGCCGGGTTGTTCCGCCGTTACTTGGTTGAGCCCGCCGCTATGTGGTGGCCTCAAAACCTCGTTCAGGTTTCACTATTCAG GGCACTGcatgagaaagagaagaggccAAAGGGTGGGCTAACAAGGAACCAGTTCTTCCTCATTGCTTTCACTTGCAGCTTTGCTTACTACGTCCTTCCAGGCTACCTCTTCCCAATGTTGACTTCCCTTTCCTGGATTTGCTGGATATTCCCTACTTCCATCCTTGCTCATCAGCTAGGTTCAGGGCTGCATGGTCTCGGCATTGGCGCAATCGGGCTTGATTGGTCCAGTATATCCTCTTATCTTGGGAGCCCGCTCGCCAGTCCATGGTTTGCTACGGCCAACATTACTGCTGGTTTTTTCCTCGTGTTGTATGTCATAACTCCTGTGGCTTATTGGCTCAATTTATATAATGCCAAAACTTTTCCCATAGTCTCGGATGGTCTGTTCACATCTACTGGCCAGAGCTACAACATATCAGCTATAATAGACCCCAACTTCCGCCTTGACATTGATGCATATGGGCGAGAGGGCGCTCTCCATATCAGCACCTTCTTTGCTATGTACTATGGTGTCAATTTTGCCTGCCTTACTGCCACTATTGTTCATGTTCTCCTTTTCAATGGGAG AGACATCTGGCAGCTAAGCACGTCTGCCATCCGCGAGAAGAAGATGGATGTGCACACGAAGCTCATGAGAAAATATAAGCAAGTTCCAGGATGGTGGTTCATGTGCATCCTGGTGGCTAACATAGTGGCGACCATGTTTACATGCCATTATTACAACGATCAACTTCAATTGAAATGGTGGGGGGTCTTGCTTGCTTGTGGTCTAGCCTTGTTTTTCACTCTTCCTATTGGAGTCATTGCTGCCACAACAAATCAG AAACCAGCGTTGAATGTGATCACAGAGTACATTATCGGGTATCTGTATCCAGGATATCCAGTTGCTAACGTATGCTTTAAAGTTTATGGATACATAAGCATGAAGCAGGGGATCGCTTTTCTGGAAGACTTCAAGCTTGGGCACTACATGAAGATTCCTCCAAGAGCAATGTTCATGGCACAG GTAGTTGGTACTATTATAGCAGCATTCGTCCATTTAGGAACTGCATGGTGGCTTATGAACACAATCCCAGACATATGCGACAGGGCGTTACTACCAGCAGACAGTCCATGGACTTGCCCCGGTGATCATGTCTTCTATGATGCTTCTGTTATTTGGGGTCTTGTTGGGCCTCGAAGAATCTTCGGGGATCTTGGCCATTATTCTGCCATCAACTGGTTTTTCTTAGCTGGGGCTATAGCTCCTGTCCTAGTTTGGCTTGCACACAAGGCCTTCCCAAGAAAACATTGGATTAAACTTATCACCATGCCTGTGCTCTTAGGAGCAACAGTTAACATGCCTCCGGCAACTGCTGTCAACTTCACCAGCTGGGTTCTCATTGGATTCGCCTCGGGCTTTATTGCTTACAGGTATTATCGTGGCTTGTGGAGCCGCCACAACTATGTTCTATCCGGAGCTCTAGATGCTGGATTAGCTTTCATGGCCGTAATTTTGTACTTGTGTCTGGGGATGGAACATGTTAGCTTTAAGTGGTGGGGAAGTAGCCCAGATGGTTGTCCCTTGGCTTCTTCCTCAACACCATGA